One Nitrospina watsonii DNA segment encodes these proteins:
- a CDS encoding ABC-F family ATP-binding cassette domain-containing protein, with protein MIQFQGLKKQYGPKVLFNGVDFHLRSGERVGLIGENGMGKTTLFRVIVGQESLDDGTIHIRKGARVAMLSQELEVVQQTVLERVVVGDSRFAEVQEELDRLQADTAFHKKDPEEWTRRYGDLHHEFERHGGYERESRAQAILSGLGFKAEQFHKPLETFSGGWRMRAELARLLLQSPDVLLLDEPTNHLDLHSVVWLESFLKSYEGCLLLISHDRSFLNNLVGRIAELDRGQLIAYTGNYDDYERQKAERIAQLEAQAANQQRRVAEIERFVERFRAKNSKATQVQSRVKQLEKMERVQTHRGTKSIQFRFPQPRRTGRIVARAEDLDKAYGPVTVYRNFSIQIERGMKIALVGANGAGKSTLLKLLAGQVAPDAGSLELGHNVSRAYYAQHHVETLTPTHTVLESLVEMAPQLTHTAQRSILGAFLFSGDDVDKKVNVLSGGERSRLSLARMLAAPAPFLLLDEPTNHLDIRSCEILAASLADFDGTVVTISHDRFFLDGLINRVWEVEGGTVKEYLGNFSHYEWMKAKEAERAAAAVKTAAKNEAVASPARKDKDQKRREAEARNQRYRQLKPLKERCTAIEKRLDAVMTEKQALETRLADPDMYLDSHKSKLAEALSQQKKVDAEETKLLAEWDRLSAEIEALSNTPSATS; from the coding sequence ATGATTCAATTTCAAGGTCTCAAAAAGCAGTACGGACCGAAGGTCCTGTTCAACGGCGTCGATTTCCATCTGCGCTCGGGCGAGCGTGTCGGCCTCATCGGTGAAAACGGCATGGGCAAAACCACGCTGTTCCGCGTCATCGTCGGCCAGGAAAGCCTCGACGACGGCACCATCCACATCCGCAAGGGCGCGCGCGTCGCCATGCTGTCGCAGGAACTCGAAGTGGTCCAGCAGACCGTGCTGGAACGCGTGGTGGTGGGCGACTCCCGTTTCGCCGAGGTGCAGGAAGAGCTGGATCGACTGCAGGCGGACACGGCGTTTCACAAAAAGGACCCGGAGGAATGGACCCGGCGCTATGGCGACCTGCATCACGAATTCGAGCGTCACGGCGGCTACGAACGCGAATCGCGGGCGCAGGCGATTTTGTCCGGCCTCGGCTTCAAGGCCGAGCAGTTCCACAAACCGCTGGAAACGTTTTCCGGCGGCTGGCGCATGCGCGCGGAGCTGGCCAGGCTGTTGCTGCAAAGCCCGGACGTGCTGCTGCTCGACGAGCCAACCAACCACCTCGATCTGCACTCGGTGGTGTGGCTGGAATCGTTCCTCAAAAGTTACGAGGGCTGCCTGCTGCTCATCTCCCACGACCGCAGTTTCCTGAACAACCTCGTTGGGCGCATCGCCGAGCTCGACCGCGGCCAGCTCATCGCCTACACCGGCAACTACGACGATTACGAGCGGCAGAAGGCCGAACGCATCGCGCAACTGGAAGCGCAGGCCGCCAACCAGCAGCGGCGCGTCGCCGAGATCGAGCGCTTCGTCGAACGCTTCCGCGCCAAGAACTCGAAGGCGACGCAGGTGCAGAGCCGCGTCAAGCAACTGGAAAAAATGGAGCGCGTGCAGACGCACCGCGGCACCAAATCGATTCAGTTCCGCTTTCCGCAGCCGCGCCGCACGGGCCGCATCGTCGCCCGCGCCGAGGATTTGGACAAAGCCTACGGACCGGTGACGGTGTACCGGAACTTCTCGATCCAGATCGAGCGCGGCATGAAGATCGCGCTGGTTGGCGCCAACGGCGCCGGCAAATCGACATTGCTCAAACTGCTGGCCGGGCAGGTCGCACCCGATGCCGGCAGCCTCGAACTCGGCCACAACGTCAGCCGCGCCTACTACGCGCAGCATCACGTCGAAACCCTGACGCCGACGCACACCGTGCTCGAATCGCTGGTGGAGATGGCGCCGCAGTTGACCCACACGGCGCAGCGCAGCATCCTGGGCGCGTTCCTGTTTTCCGGCGACGACGTGGACAAGAAAGTCAACGTGCTGTCCGGCGGCGAACGTTCGCGCCTGTCCTTGGCGCGCATGCTGGCCGCGCCCGCGCCGTTTCTGCTGCTGGACGAACCGACCAACCACCTCGACATCCGTTCCTGCGAAATATTGGCCGCCTCGCTGGCCGATTTCGACGGCACGGTGGTGACCATTTCCCACGACCGGTTTTTCCTGGACGGCCTCATCAACCGCGTGTGGGAGGTCGAGGGCGGCACGGTGAAGGAGTACCTGGGCAACTTCAGCCATTACGAATGGATGAAAGCCAAGGAGGCCGAGCGCGCCGCCGCCGCGGTGAAGACCGCCGCCAAAAACGAGGCCGTGGCCTCCCCGGCGCGCAAGGACAAGGACCAGAAACGGCGCGAGGCCGAAGCCCGCAACCAGCGTTACCGCCAACTGAAACCGCTCAAGGAACGCTGCACGGCCATCGAAAAACGCTTGGACGCGGTGATGACCGAAAAGCAGGCGTTGGAAACCCGCCTCGCCGACCCGGATATGTACCTCGACAGCCACAAAAGCAAGCTCGCCGAAGCCCTGTCGCAGCAGAAAAAAGTCGATGCCGAAGAAACCAAACTGCTGGCCGAGTGGGACCGGCTGAGCGCCGAGATCGAGGCCCTGTCGAACACCCCCTCCGCCACTTCCTGA